A genomic window from Planctomycetota bacterium includes:
- a CDS encoding peptide-binding protein, with protein sequence MNRSPGIRLLLLAACLTAGPISCKPSESDRPPAGGKAAPDTSGAASSATAVADRGMSEERNPEFEARWDGFYKSAYDRGDTLVIGTIGDADALNPLVSTTKGASDVEGLLFLGLTRTNPDFSHAPLLAKSWEFSPDHRELTFRLRDDVYWHDGVKTTAHDVKFTHERAINPEIGWSAIKWKEHIKDVVVVDDYTVKFIFTRVYPYQLMDAVVGEILPKHLLEKVPPAEWKSAAFNRNPVGNGPYRFKEWKAQSHIIVEANDRYFMGRPPLDRIIFKVIPDQENLILQLKSQQIDFMEMVPPKFFQELSRVPHLQGYVYPSRAYGYIGWNLTHPIFRSRKVRQALTHAINRQDIIDSVLFGFGEICKGPVHPIIWAHKRDVPDFPYNPDRARQLLAEEGWKDTDGDGWLDKDGRRFEFTLKTNKGNQIREDICVIVQDQLKKVGIKVNPTLLEWTIFSEDLNKKNFEAAVAGWSVGLKMDLTTMWHSKSIPDKFNFVSYSNPEVDRLIDEAQFEMDREKARAMWHRAQDLIAEDQPYTFLYVPRQINFLHKRFRNVQMETVGWNYNVNQWWVPRADQKYK encoded by the coding sequence ATGAACCGTTCGCCGGGCATTCGACTTCTCCTTCTGGCGGCCTGCCTGACCGCCGGGCCGATCTCCTGCAAACCTTCCGAAAGCGACAGACCCCCGGCCGGGGGAAAGGCCGCTCCGGACACCTCCGGCGCCGCTTCCTCCGCGACCGCCGTCGCCGACCGGGGCATGTCCGAAGAGCGCAACCCCGAGTTCGAGGCCCGCTGGGACGGGTTCTACAAGAGCGCCTACGACCGCGGCGACACGCTCGTGATCGGCACGATCGGGGACGCCGACGCGCTCAATCCGCTCGTCAGCACGACCAAGGGAGCCAGCGATGTCGAGGGCCTTCTTTTCCTCGGCCTCACCCGCACGAATCCCGACTTCTCCCACGCGCCTCTTCTGGCGAAGTCCTGGGAATTCTCCCCCGACCATCGGGAACTGACCTTCAGGCTGCGCGACGACGTCTACTGGCACGACGGCGTCAAGACCACCGCCCACGACGTGAAATTCACCCACGAACGGGCGATCAACCCGGAGATCGGCTGGTCCGCCATCAAATGGAAGGAACACATCAAGGACGTCGTCGTCGTGGACGACTACACGGTCAAATTCATCTTCACCCGCGTCTACCCCTATCAGCTCATGGACGCCGTCGTCGGCGAGATCCTTCCCAAGCACCTCTTGGAAAAAGTCCCTCCGGCGGAATGGAAATCGGCCGCCTTCAACCGCAACCCGGTGGGCAACGGGCCCTACAGGTTCAAGGAGTGGAAGGCCCAATCCCACATCATCGTCGAGGCCAACGACCGCTACTTCATGGGCCGGCCGCCTCTCGATCGCATCATCTTCAAGGTAATCCCCGACCAGGAGAACCTCATCCTGCAGCTCAAGAGCCAGCAGATCGACTTCATGGAGATGGTGCCGCCCAAGTTCTTTCAGGAACTCTCCCGGGTGCCGCACCTGCAGGGGTACGTCTATCCGAGCCGGGCGTACGGATACATCGGCTGGAATCTGACGCATCCGATCTTCCGATCCCGCAAGGTGCGCCAGGCGCTTACCCACGCGATCAACCGCCAGGACATCATCGACTCCGTGCTCTTCGGATTCGGGGAAATCTGCAAGGGCCCCGTCCATCCCATCATCTGGGCGCATAAGCGCGACGTTCCCGATTTCCCCTACAACCCCGACCGGGCCCGGCAGCTTCTGGCCGAAGAGGGCTGGAAGGACACCGACGGCGACGGGTGGCTGGACAAGGACGGCCGGCGCTTCGAGTTCACGCTCAAGACCAACAAGGGGAATCAAATCCGCGAGGACATCTGCGTCATCGTCCAGGACCAGCTCAAGAAAGTCGGCATCAAGGTGAACCCGACGCTTCTGGAATGGACGATCTTCAGCGAAGACCTCAACAAGAAGAATTTCGAGGCCGCCGTGGCCGGCTGGTCCGTGGGGCTCAAGATGGATCTCACGACCATGTGGCACTCCAAGTCCATTCCGGACAAGTTCAACTTCGTCTCCTATTCCAATCCGGAAGTGGACCGCCTGATCGACGAAGCTCAGTTCGAGATGGACCGCGAGAAGGCCCGGGCGATGTGGCACCGCGCCCAGGATCTTATCGCCGAGGACCAGCCGTACACGTTCCTGTACGTCCCCCGGCAGATCAATTTTCTCCACAAGCGCTTCCGGAACGTGCAGATGGAGACCGTGGGCTGGAACTACAACGTCAACCAGTGGTGGGTGCCCCGGGCGGATCAAAAGTACAAGTAG
- a CDS encoding ABC transporter permease: MRTYILRRLALMVPLLFGILTLNFFVIHAAPGDPADIFDNPDLPPEYRRMLRRNLGLDQPVPVQYVKYLKSVLVDFEFGYSFAKKRPVADEILDALPNTIQLSLLALFLELAIGLAVGIVAAVRQYSAFDNVSRVAALAFYSMPSFYLGLLFLFLFAGGVWHLLPASGMMSVPGYEDLPPLGKLWDRFLHIVLPAATLGIGSAAYVSRYMRGQLLEVIRQDYIRTARAKGLPERVVVFRHALRNALMPIVTLMGLSLPFLFSGAAIVENVFAWPGMGRVAVEAAFQRDYPMFLAVNLIFAAVVMLGNLLADLLYAVVDPRVRLE, from the coding sequence ATGCGGACCTATATCCTCCGCCGCCTGGCCCTCATGGTCCCCCTCCTCTTCGGGATCCTCACGCTCAACTTCTTCGTGATCCACGCGGCCCCCGGAGACCCCGCCGACATCTTCGACAACCCCGACCTTCCCCCCGAGTACCGCCGGATGCTCCGGCGCAATCTCGGTCTGGACCAGCCGGTCCCCGTGCAGTACGTCAAGTACCTGAAATCCGTCCTCGTCGATTTCGAATTCGGATACTCGTTCGCCAAGAAGCGCCCCGTGGCCGACGAGATCCTCGACGCCCTGCCGAACACGATCCAGCTTTCGCTCCTGGCGCTTTTCCTGGAACTGGCCATCGGGCTGGCGGTCGGCATCGTGGCCGCCGTGCGGCAGTACTCCGCGTTCGACAACGTCTCCCGCGTGGCGGCCCTGGCCTTCTACTCCATGCCCTCCTTCTATCTCGGACTCCTCTTCCTCTTCCTTTTCGCCGGGGGCGTCTGGCACCTCCTTCCCGCTTCCGGAATGATGAGCGTCCCCGGGTACGAGGACCTCCCGCCCCTGGGGAAACTCTGGGACCGCTTCCTCCACATCGTGCTGCCGGCGGCCACGCTGGGCATCGGAAGCGCCGCCTACGTGTCGCGGTACATGCGGGGGCAGCTCCTCGAGGTCATCCGCCAGGACTACATCCGCACCGCGCGCGCCAAGGGGCTTCCGGAGCGCGTCGTCGTCTTCCGGCACGCGCTGCGGAACGCCCTCATGCCCATCGTCACGCTCATGGGCCTGAGCCTGCCCTTCCTCTTCAGCGGCGCGGCGATCGTCGAAAACGTCTTCGCCTGGCCCGGCATGGGACGCGTGGCCGTGGAGGCGGCCTTCCAGCGCGACTATCCGATGTTCCTGGCGGTCAACCTCATCTTCGCCGCCGTCGTCATGCTCGGCAACCTCCTGGCCGACCTGCTCTACGCGGTGGTCGATCCGCGGGTGAGGCTGGAGTAG
- a CDS encoding adenylate/guanylate cyclase domain-containing protein yields MAKLVVRQGGQTREFPLTKDSVSIGRTPDNDIELKDSLISRRHTTIVRRGDRYVVQDLGSSNGTFVNRERVETRTLDHGDVIRLGDAEITFLDEEPGRPSAVRPAARREGTEFFGGPEIVQRVDDIAQNYSIDIAGALSQGLSLKDIRRDVSGERAARDSKMFFILFQVGKALSTAATLDDMLATAMRLIFEVIQAERGVILLRSGPQGELRARLAFHRARGLIDGRDIHVSTTITSQVVGQKVSIITSDALQDPRFMQGLSIVQYNIRSALCVPLWEEREVYGALYVDNLAKSYAFTKEDLELLTAIANLIAIRIRQEETQMRLRREELLRTNLSKYHSPDVVAMLMSRGGEVGLEVVEREVSVAFIDVEASTRLAETIGPKGIADLLNEFFLMATRAVFAHKGNVNKFIGDEVMAIFNAPVDLPNHAAAAVRCCLTMLDELERFNRENPGRRFNVRCAVNTGPVVAGNVGTPTRMEYTVLGDTVNVAARLSKLPPVNSVVVGERTHQLVKDEFPARDLGEVVLKGREKPLRAFEILREAPRPAGAETL; encoded by the coding sequence TTGGCGAAGCTCGTCGTCAGGCAGGGCGGCCAGACGAGGGAGTTCCCCCTCACCAAGGACAGCGTCTCCATCGGCCGAACGCCCGACAACGACATCGAGCTGAAGGACTCCCTGATTTCGCGCCGACACACGACAATCGTCCGGCGGGGCGACCGGTACGTGGTTCAGGACCTCGGCAGTTCCAACGGCACCTTCGTCAACCGCGAGCGCGTCGAGACGAGAACCCTGGACCACGGGGACGTGATCCGCCTGGGCGACGCCGAGATCACCTTCCTCGACGAGGAGCCCGGCCGGCCCTCGGCGGTCCGGCCCGCCGCGCGGCGGGAAGGAACCGAGTTTTTCGGCGGCCCGGAGATCGTCCAGCGCGTGGACGACATCGCCCAGAACTACAGCATCGACATCGCCGGCGCCCTCTCCCAGGGCCTTTCGCTCAAGGACATCCGAAGAGACGTCAGCGGCGAGCGCGCCGCGCGCGACTCGAAGATGTTCTTCATCCTCTTCCAGGTGGGAAAAGCCCTCTCGACCGCGGCGACGCTCGACGACATGCTGGCGACGGCCATGCGCCTCATCTTCGAGGTCATCCAGGCGGAGCGGGGCGTCATCCTCCTGCGCTCCGGGCCGCAGGGGGAGCTCAGGGCCCGCCTCGCCTTCCATCGCGCCCGCGGGCTCATCGACGGCCGGGACATCCACGTCTCGACCACGATCACCTCCCAGGTCGTCGGCCAGAAAGTCTCGATCATCACCTCCGACGCCCTGCAGGATCCGCGCTTCATGCAGGGGCTCTCGATCGTCCAGTACAACATCCGCTCCGCCCTCTGCGTGCCCCTTTGGGAGGAGCGGGAGGTCTACGGCGCCCTCTACGTGGACAATCTCGCCAAGTCCTACGCCTTCACGAAGGAGGATCTCGAGCTTCTGACGGCGATCGCCAACCTCATCGCCATCCGCATCCGGCAGGAGGAGACCCAGATGCGCCTGCGGCGGGAGGAGCTTCTGCGGACCAATCTCTCGAAGTACCACTCGCCGGACGTAGTCGCCATGCTCATGAGCCGCGGCGGGGAAGTGGGGCTCGAGGTCGTCGAACGCGAAGTGAGCGTGGCCTTCATCGACGTGGAGGCGTCCACCCGGCTGGCCGAGACGATCGGGCCCAAGGGGATCGCCGATCTCCTCAACGAATTTTTCCTCATGGCCACCCGGGCGGTCTTCGCCCACAAGGGCAACGTCAACAAGTTCATCGGGGACGAGGTGATGGCCATCTTCAACGCCCCCGTGGACCTTCCGAATCACGCCGCCGCGGCGGTCCGCTGCTGCCTCACGATGCTCGACGAGCTGGAGCGCTTCAACCGCGAGAACCCCGGCCGGCGCTTCAACGTCCGCTGCGCCGTCAACACGGGGCCCGTCGTGGCCGGAAACGTCGGCACGCCCACCCGCATGGAGTACACCGTCCTCGGCGACACGGTCAACGTGGCCGCGCGGCTCTCCAAGCTCCCGCCGGTCAACAGCGTGGTCGTGGGGGAGCGCACGCATCAGCTCGTCAAGGACGAGTTCCCGGCGCGCGACCTGGGCGAAGTGGTCCTCAAGGGAAGGGAAAAGCCTCTCCGGGCGTTCGAGATCCTCCGGGAGGCCCCGCGGCCCGCGGGCGCGGAAACTTTGTGA
- the rseP gene encoding RIP metalloprotease RseP, whose translation MEFLKPYLDSLGSILMVILGLGFIIFLHELGHFLMAKKNKVRVEVFSLGFGHAIFKFRRGETEYRVAWLPLGGYVKMAGESLGDERRGEPWELTSKTPWQRFQIFTAGAVMNLLIAFPIAILSYAVGKYEAPNEVGVPGMAEAHSGMRPGDVILEVDGRRITSLDQFRIEMIRRPAGSSVPVRVRRGDREETLQIRTMKSSYHAGTIPPTTRLPSVTPDSPAARAGIRAGDEIVALDGRRVTTGREAGTLLRAAAGREVLLTLRRRAADFEDADYSVRLTVPAREWHVVPQDDNLLECIVGRVLPGTPAYDKLEPGDVLVRVGDRPVACWQDLRDAIEPHPDREFEIEVRRGDRTERVRLRTGFGADSGKGVIGIQPHWTNVVARVVPGSYYDRAGLKPGDRLRAVEGQPGEVTLASLLGQRFERPGRVRIEVERAGEPKWIALTLETERIVEGDVAALGLPAYTSGPLAGFLATEDSRPFRRRSLGQAVAAGVYEPYDITIMTFEVLKKLVTGGESAKGLSGPIGIIHVTYRSADLSFGNFLWLLCLITVNLGIFNLLPIPVLDGGHNVLLAIEVVRKWLGKPPPSEKFVATFQYAGLLFILALFLFVTYNDISKLIIGG comes from the coding sequence ATGGAATTTCTGAAGCCGTACCTCGACAGCCTGGGCTCGATCCTCATGGTCATCCTGGGGCTCGGGTTCATCATCTTCCTCCACGAGCTCGGCCATTTCCTGATGGCCAAAAAGAACAAGGTCCGCGTGGAGGTCTTCTCGCTCGGCTTCGGCCACGCGATCTTCAAGTTCCGCCGGGGCGAGACGGAATACCGCGTGGCGTGGCTGCCGCTGGGGGGCTACGTGAAGATGGCCGGAGAATCCCTCGGCGACGAACGCCGCGGCGAACCCTGGGAGCTGACCTCGAAAACCCCGTGGCAGCGCTTCCAGATCTTCACCGCGGGCGCCGTCATGAACCTTCTCATCGCCTTCCCCATCGCGATTCTGTCGTACGCCGTCGGGAAGTACGAGGCGCCGAATGAAGTGGGCGTTCCGGGCATGGCCGAGGCCCATTCGGGAATGCGCCCCGGGGACGTGATCCTGGAGGTGGACGGCCGCCGGATTACGAGCCTCGACCAGTTCCGCATCGAGATGATCCGCCGCCCCGCGGGCTCCTCGGTGCCGGTCCGCGTGCGGCGAGGCGACCGGGAGGAGACGCTCCAGATCCGCACCATGAAGTCCTCCTACCACGCGGGCACGATTCCCCCGACGACGCGCCTGCCGTCCGTCACGCCCGATTCCCCGGCGGCCCGGGCCGGAATCCGGGCCGGCGACGAGATCGTCGCCCTCGACGGCCGGCGCGTCACGACGGGCCGCGAGGCCGGAACCCTTCTGCGGGCCGCCGCGGGGCGCGAGGTGCTCCTGACCCTGCGCCGCCGGGCCGCGGACTTCGAGGACGCCGATTACTCCGTGCGCCTGACCGTTCCCGCCCGGGAATGGCACGTCGTTCCCCAGGACGACAATCTTCTCGAGTGCATCGTGGGGCGCGTGCTTCCGGGGACGCCGGCCTACGACAAGCTGGAGCCGGGGGACGTCCTCGTCCGCGTCGGCGATCGGCCGGTGGCCTGCTGGCAGGACCTGCGCGACGCCATCGAGCCCCATCCGGACCGGGAGTTCGAGATCGAAGTGCGGCGGGGCGACCGGACGGAGCGGGTGCGCCTGCGGACCGGCTTCGGGGCCGACAGCGGAAAGGGCGTCATCGGGATCCAGCCTCACTGGACGAACGTCGTCGCGCGCGTCGTTCCCGGGTCGTACTACGACCGCGCGGGCCTGAAGCCCGGCGACCGGCTCCGGGCCGTGGAAGGTCAGCCGGGAGAGGTGACCCTGGCGAGCCTTCTCGGACAGCGGTTCGAGCGCCCCGGCCGCGTGCGCATCGAGGTCGAGCGCGCGGGCGAACCCAAGTGGATCGCCTTGACCCTGGAGACCGAACGGATCGTGGAGGGAGACGTCGCGGCGCTGGGGCTGCCCGCGTACACGTCCGGGCCCCTGGCGGGGTTCCTCGCCACGGAGGATTCGCGCCCCTTCCGCCGGCGCTCCCTGGGTCAGGCCGTCGCGGCCGGCGTCTACGAGCCGTACGACATCACGATAATGACCTTCGAGGTCCTCAAGAAACTCGTCACGGGCGGAGAATCCGCCAAGGGACTGTCGGGGCCGATCGGGATCATCCACGTGACCTACCGCAGCGCCGATCTTTCGTTCGGCAACTTCCTGTGGCTGCTCTGCCTGATCACGGTGAACCTCGGGATCTTCAATCTCCTGCCGATTCCCGTGCTCGACGGCGGACATAACGTCCTTCTGGCGATCGAAGTCGTCCGCAAGTGGCTGGGGAAGCCTCCTCCGAGCGAGAAGTTCGTGGCGACGTTCCAGTACGCCGGACTGCTCTTCATCCTGGCGCTGTTCCTCTTCGTGACCTACAACGACATCTCCAAGCTGATCATCGGTGGATAA
- a CDS encoding 1-deoxy-D-xylulose-5-phosphate reductoisomerase, whose amino-acid sequence MRRVAILGSTGSIGTQALDVAAHLGLEVRALAAGSNWRALKEQIERFRPARAALADPAAGEALRRALNGSPTVLLPGPEGVRAVASGDDVEVVLCGITGAAALGPALAAAERGKTLALANKEALVMAGPILLEAARASGARIVPVDSEHSAIFQALRAGSRREVRRVILTASGGPFARLSRAELENVTPEQALRHPTWDMGGKITVDSATMFNKALEIVEAKWLFDLAPSQIEVLLHPQSIVHSLVEFVDGSVVAQMSVPDMRAPIQYAFTFPERAAGTIRPLDLAEVGALTFERPDRGKFPSLDLGYRAAEVGGTLGAVLNAANEVAVDLFLAGRIRFPQIFDVVRRVMDRHRGVARPSLEDVLQADAWARQEARWNF is encoded by the coding sequence ATGAGGCGGGTCGCGATTCTCGGCTCGACGGGCTCGATCGGCACCCAGGCCCTCGACGTGGCCGCCCACCTGGGGCTCGAGGTGCGGGCGCTGGCCGCCGGCTCCAACTGGCGCGCGCTCAAGGAACAGATCGAGCGCTTCCGGCCGGCCCGCGCCGCGCTGGCGGACCCCGCGGCCGGAGAGGCCCTCCGCCGGGCGCTCAACGGCTCGCCCACCGTGCTTCTTCCGGGGCCCGAGGGGGTCCGCGCCGTCGCCTCCGGGGACGACGTGGAGGTCGTGCTCTGCGGGATCACGGGCGCCGCGGCGCTCGGACCCGCGCTGGCGGCGGCGGAGCGGGGAAAGACTCTCGCTCTGGCCAACAAGGAAGCTCTCGTCATGGCGGGGCCGATTCTCCTTGAAGCGGCGCGCGCCTCGGGAGCCCGGATCGTCCCCGTCGACAGCGAGCACAGCGCCATCTTCCAGGCCCTCCGCGCCGGAAGCCGCCGCGAGGTGCGCCGCGTCATCCTCACCGCCTCCGGCGGCCCCTTCGCGCGGCTCTCCCGCGCCGAGCTCGAGAACGTCACCCCCGAACAGGCCCTCCGCCATCCCACCTGGGACATGGGGGGCAAGATCACCGTCGATTCGGCCACGATGTTCAACAAGGCCCTCGAGATCGTCGAGGCCAAATGGCTTTTCGATCTGGCGCCTTCGCAGATCGAGGTGCTCCTGCATCCCCAGTCCATCGTCCACTCGCTCGTCGAGTTCGTGGACGGTTCGGTCGTGGCCCAGATGAGCGTGCCGGATATGCGCGCCCCCATCCAGTACGCCTTCACGTTCCCGGAACGGGCCGCCGGGACCATCCGCCCGCTCGACCTGGCCGAAGTCGGGGCGCTCACCTTCGAGCGCCCGGACCGGGGGAAATTCCCGTCGCTGGATCTCGGGTACCGCGCGGCCGAGGTCGGCGGGACGCTGGGGGCGGTCCTGAACGCGGCCAACGAGGTCGCCGTGGATCTTTTCCTGGCGGGGCGCATCCGGTTTCCCCAGATCTTCGACGTCGTGCGGCGGGTGATGGACCGCCACCGCGGGGTGGCCCGCCCGTCGCTCGAGGACGTCCTCCAGGCCGATGCCTGGGCCAGACAGGAGGCCCGATGGAATTTCTGA